A region of Diospyros lotus cultivar Yz01 chromosome 3, ASM1463336v1, whole genome shotgun sequence DNA encodes the following proteins:
- the LOC127797027 gene encoding uncharacterized protein LOC127797027 isoform X1: protein MNHMGSCEPKLRSPTPHILSRISPNQPAKLSYFSSVQSKRSRTRITAPLSSSPRNQQNQNQEAPISTATVTGRKAPENDAYGVEFKTLGGCKLGISRYPDFEYDARGGTGTGSGRGKRAAANSDLVGEVLSVSFDTKTLYIPPLMSSTTRFLGLPLPPFLKIDVVPDLFRGTIDRKSGQVDLEFRAKFWFSVGSIYRAPPLLVETVLTSEESSKGGLRSGKGERLDEEGKCRLVGVATVDAIDDFLMDSFLSLPTECLASLNAQISFTADAV from the exons ATGAACCACATGGGCAGCTGTGAGCCGAAGCTTCGCTCCCCAACCCCCCATATTCTAAGCAGAATTTCCCCCAATCAACCCgcaaaattatcttatttttcttcagtTCAATCGAAGCGTAGTAGAACCCGAATAACAGCACCGCTGTCTTCCTCTCCCCGCAACCAGCAGAATCAGAATCAAGAAGCTCCGATCTCCACCGCCACAGTCACCGGAAGAAAAGCGCCGGAAAACGACGCATACGGCGTCGAATTCAAGACGCTCGGAGGCTGCAAGCTCGGGATTTCTAGGTATCCCGATTTCGAATACGATGCCCGGGGCGGAACAGGAACTGGGTCTGGGAGAGGCAAAAGGGCAGCTGCAAATAGCGACTTAGTCGGTGAAGTACTTTCGGTCAGTTTTGATACGAAAACGCTGTATATTCCTCCATTGATGAGCTCCACAACCAGGTTCTTGGGGCTGCCGTTGCCGCCTTTCCTCAAGATAGACGTTGTTCCAGATCTCTTCCGGGGAACCATCGACCGGAAATCTGGCCAG GTGGATCTGGAGTTCAGGGCCAAGTTCTGGTTCTCCGTTGGGAGCATTTACAGAGCTCCGCCGCTGCTGGTGGAGACGGTGCTGACGTCGGAGGAGTCGTCGAAGGGAGGATTGAGAAGCGGGAAAGGCGAGAGGCTGGATGAAGAAGGCAAGTGCAGGTTGGTCGGGGTGGCGACAGTGGACGCCATTGACGATTTCTTGATGGATTCCTTCCTTAGCCTCCCCACTGAATGTCTGGCCAGCCTTAATGCCCAAATCTCCTTCACTGCTGATGCTGTATAA
- the LOC127797027 gene encoding valine--tRNA ligase, mitochondrial 1-like isoform X2, whose translation MAKQFSPNAVERSWYAWWEKSGFFVADSSSSKLPFVIVPPPPNVTGALHVGHALTCAIQDTIMRWCRMHGYNALWDAGVELEE comes from the exons ATGGCTAAGCAATTCAGTCCCAATGCAGTAGAAAGATC ATGGTATGCATGGTGGGAGAAATCAGGCTTCTTTGTGGCAGATTCTAGCAGCTCCAAGCTGCCATTTGTAATT GTACCGCCACCTCCAAATGTGACTGGAGCCCTACATGTAGGCCATGCCCTAACCTGTGCTATCCAG GATACTATCATGCGGTGGTGTAGAATGCATGGATACAATGCCTTGTGGGACGCAG GTGtagaattggaagaatga
- the LOC127796974 gene encoding uncharacterized mitochondrial protein AtMg00860-like — protein MDLAVAEMELDGEDEGGGNDAETQVEYLGYVISSAGVSTDPKKKSAMLSWPRLGNVRSLRGFLELTGYYRCFVRNYRVISKPLFDLLKKDSFKWDEGAEAAFGGLKQAMSEVPMLGIPDFNKPFTLETNASGTRVGVVLSQDG, from the exons ATGGACCTTGCCGTGGCGGAGATGGAGCTCGACGGCGAGGACGAGGGCGGAGGCAACGATGCTGAG ACgcaggtggagtatttgggaTATGTGATCTCTAGTGCTGGAGTTAGCACTGATCCCAAGAAGAAATCAGCTATGTTATCGTGGCCTAGACTAGGGAATGTCAGATCGCTGAGGGGATTCCTGGAATTGACCGGCTACTATAGGTGTTTCGTAAGGAATTATAGAGTGATAAGCAAACCATTATTTGACCTATTGAAGAAGGATAGCTTTAAGTGGGATGAAGGAGCAGAAGCTGCATTCGGGGGTCTTAAACAGGCCATGAGTGAGGTTCCTATGCTCGGCATCCCTGACTTCAACAAACCATTTACCTTGGAGACGAATGCAAGTGGAACAAGAGTGGGGGTTGTTCTATCTCAAGATGGCTAA
- the LOC127797026 gene encoding uncharacterized protein LOC127797026 — MSDGTRSTGASSDAASVFKRKSNDIGWEYGMLIDPKNMDKVKCKLCGKIMSGGVYRIKEHIGHISGNVSACPKSSPNDQAKCKNAIAEAKSKKKNKEEEDLMRSSVNISEGGDDEDELKELGSKKMPHTLGPMDKFATSISLETYLTKRQQNINEALFKERTQTVREYCARWVYEAGIPFNAIDHDSFKLFVEAVGQFGPGFKPPSQYQLREPLLKGEVDRTKELLKKHEEEWAQNGCSIMTDAWTDRKRRSIMNLCVNSNAGTVFLSSKESSDKAHTSELIFEYVDKCIEQVGPQNVIQVVTDNATNNMGVAKLLKLKRPNIFWTSCATHTINLMFESIGKLPKFKKVIDQAKSLTIFIYAHHKTLSLMRSFTKKRDIVRPGVN; from the coding sequence atgtcggATGGGACTCGAAGTACAGGAGCATCGTCTGATGCAGCTTCggtttttaaaaggaaatccaATGATATTggatgggagtatggaatgttaattgatccgaagaatatggataaagttaaatgtaagttgtgtgGTAAAATTATGTCTGGCGGAGTTTACAGAATAAAAGAACACATAGGTCATATTTCCGgaaatgtttctgcatgtccaaaatcttctccgaATGATCAAGCTAAATGCAAGAATGCTATTGCCGAggcaaagagtaagaagaagaataaggaggaggaagatttgatgagatcttctgttaatatttctgaagggggggatgatgaagatgaattgaaaGAGTTAGGTAGCAAAAAAATGCCCCATACTCTTGGccctatggataagtttgcAACCTCCATCAGTCTTGAAACTTATTTGACGAAAAGGCAACAAAATATCAATGAAGCACTCTTCAAAGAAAGAACACAGACTGTTCGTGAgtattgtgctagatgggtaTATGAAGCTGGTATTCCTTTCAATGCGATAGATcatgatagcttcaaattgtttgttgaggcggttggtcaatttggCCCGGGCTTCAAACCTCCTAGTCAATACCAGTTGAGAGAACCGTTGTTAAAGGGAGAAGTGGATAGAACTAAAGAATTActaaagaagcatgaagaagagtgggcacaaaatgggtgctccattatgacagatgcttggacagacagaaaaaggaggagcatcatgaacctatgtgttaattctaatgcaggtACTGTTTTTTTGTCTTCCAAAGAGTCTTCAGACAAAGCACATACAAGCGAACTCATTTTTGAATATGTGGAcaagtgcattgagcaagttggccCACAAAATGTCATCCAAGTAGTAACAGACAATGCTACCAACAATATGGGAGTagcaaaattattgaaattgaagaggccaaatatcttttggacatcatgtgctactcacactatcaatttgatgtttgaaagtattggaaaactgCCGAAGTTTAaaaaagtcattgatcaggccaagagtttgacgatcttcatttatgcacaccataagacaTTGTCCTTAATGAGATCATTTACAAAGAAGAGGGATATTGTGAGACCGGGAGTTAACTAG